The following are encoded in a window of Halosolutus halophilus genomic DNA:
- a CDS encoding Tm-1-like ATP-binding domain-containing protein, with protein sequence MSVVIVGTLDTKGEEIGFARDVIEAQGVDVHVVDTGVVGEPPFEPETSASAVAEAAGTTLEGLRNEADRGEAMAAMGDGAAEIAQQLHDEGILDGVLGLGGSGNTSIATTAMRALPVGVPKLMVSTMASGDTEPYVGSRDVMMLYSVADIEGLNQLSRQVIANAALAMVGMVTNDPDVDVEDRPTIGITMFGVTTPCVQTARENLEEKGYETIVFHATGTGGRAMESLVEEGVIDGVLDVTTTEWADELVGGVLNAGPDRLEAAGDEGIPQVVSTGALDMVNFGPRESVPEEFEGRQFHVHNPQVTLMRTTPEENAELGAIIAEKLNAATGPTALALPLGGVSAIDVEGEDFHDPDADAALFDALRSTLDDDVERIELETDINDEPFAETLAETLDEYMRDAGRGPASDGR encoded by the coding sequence ATGAGCGTCGTCATCGTCGGCACGCTGGACACGAAAGGCGAGGAGATCGGCTTCGCCAGGGACGTCATCGAAGCCCAGGGCGTGGACGTCCACGTCGTCGACACCGGCGTCGTGGGCGAGCCACCGTTCGAACCCGAGACGTCCGCGAGCGCGGTCGCCGAGGCAGCCGGAACGACGCTCGAGGGGTTGCGAAACGAGGCCGATCGCGGCGAGGCGATGGCGGCGATGGGCGACGGTGCGGCCGAAATCGCCCAGCAGTTACACGACGAGGGGATCCTCGACGGCGTCCTCGGACTCGGCGGGTCGGGTAATACTTCGATCGCGACGACGGCGATGCGGGCGTTGCCGGTCGGCGTTCCCAAACTCATGGTTTCGACGATGGCGTCCGGCGATACGGAGCCCTACGTCGGGTCCCGGGACGTCATGATGCTCTACTCGGTCGCGGACATCGAGGGGTTGAACCAGCTCTCGCGGCAGGTCATCGCCAACGCCGCCCTGGCGATGGTCGGGATGGTCACGAACGATCCCGACGTCGACGTCGAAGACCGACCGACGATCGGCATCACGATGTTCGGTGTCACGACGCCCTGCGTGCAGACGGCCCGCGAGAACCTCGAGGAGAAGGGGTACGAGACGATCGTCTTCCACGCGACCGGCACGGGCGGTCGCGCGATGGAGTCGCTCGTCGAGGAGGGTGTCATCGACGGCGTGCTCGACGTCACGACGACCGAGTGGGCCGACGAACTGGTCGGGGGCGTCCTCAACGCCGGCCCGGATCGGCTCGAGGCGGCCGGCGACGAGGGCATCCCGCAGGTCGTCTCGACGGGCGCGCTCGACATGGTCAACTTCGGTCCGCGCGAGTCGGTCCCCGAGGAGTTCGAGGGGCGGCAGTTCCACGTCCACAATCCGCAGGTGACGCTCATGCGGACGACGCCCGAGGAGAACGCCGAACTGGGAGCGATCATCGCCGAGAAACTCAACGCCGCGACCGGGCCGACCGCGCTCGCCCTTCCCCTCGGAGGCGTCTCGGCGATCGACGTCGAGGGCGAAGACTTCCACGATCCCGACGCTGACGCAGCACTGTTCGATGCGCTGCGATCGACGCTCGACGACGACGTCGAACGGATCGAACTGGAGACCGACATCAACGACGAACCCTTCGCAGAGACGCTCGCGGAAACGCTCGACGAGTACATGCGAGACGCCGGGCGGGGCCCCGCGAGCGACGGTCGGTAG
- the mobA gene encoding molybdenum cofactor guanylyltransferase yields the protein MGVTSNSTGSLGGVVLAGGYSTRFGASDKAVADLAGTPMIRRVVDRLAAVADDIVVNCRDEQIDPIRDALADCDTEIRYATDPVPDRGPLAGIQVGLEAVDREYAAVVACDMPFVDPDLLAYLADRADGHDGAVVQLEAGWYQTTQAVYRADAMAAACEAALGSEDTRIVAALDRIDVVTVDESELDAIDPATFESIDTQEALAEAERRFDE from the coding sequence ATGGGGGTCACTAGCAACAGTACCGGTTCACTCGGGGGCGTCGTCCTCGCGGGCGGCTACTCGACCCGTTTCGGTGCGAGCGACAAGGCGGTCGCCGACCTCGCCGGCACCCCGATGATCCGGCGCGTCGTCGATCGACTCGCGGCGGTGGCGGACGATATCGTCGTCAACTGTCGCGACGAGCAGATCGACCCGATCCGGGACGCGCTGGCGGACTGTGACACCGAAATCCGGTACGCGACGGATCCCGTCCCCGATCGGGGGCCGCTCGCCGGCATCCAGGTCGGTCTCGAGGCCGTCGACCGAGAGTACGCGGCGGTCGTGGCCTGTGACATGCCGTTCGTCGACCCCGATCTGCTCGCGTACCTGGCCGATCGGGCTGACGGTCACGACGGGGCGGTCGTCCAGCTCGAGGCAGGCTGGTACCAGACGACGCAGGCGGTCTATCGGGCGGACGCGATGGCGGCCGCTTGCGAGGCGGCACTCGGCTCGGAGGACACGCGCATCGTGGCAGCACTCGATCGAATCGACGTCGTCACCGTCGACGAGTCCGAACTCGACGCGATCGACCCGGCCACGTTCGAGAGTATCGACACCCAGGAGGCGCTCGCGGAGGCCGAACGGCGATTCGACGAGTAG
- the yqeC gene encoding selenium cofactor biosynthesis protein YqeC: MDLTRALAADAGLTCVVGAGGKKSTLYELADRLDRAVLTATVRIPIFDRKVASVLVTDDPVGALAARRGEDEEQEWPLGLVADREGDRYVGYDPPIVDEIAAADAPEHVLVKADGARTRFLKAPGDHEPQLPAGVDTVLALASVHAVGEPLDERVVHRPDRVAGVTGRSPGEPIEPTDVATILTSPDGGLKDVPDDATYVPVLNMVDDDEDLAVAREVGRRVLDRSEETHGRVSRVALTSMIADEPLVAVLE; the protein is encoded by the coding sequence ATGGATCTCACGCGAGCCCTCGCCGCGGACGCTGGCCTGACCTGCGTCGTCGGCGCGGGGGGCAAGAAGTCGACGCTGTACGAACTCGCCGATCGACTCGATCGGGCGGTGCTCACGGCGACCGTCCGCATTCCGATCTTCGACCGGAAGGTCGCGTCGGTACTGGTGACGGACGATCCAGTAGGAGCGCTGGCGGCCCGTCGGGGGGAGGACGAGGAGCAGGAGTGGCCGCTCGGACTGGTCGCCGATCGGGAGGGAGACAGATACGTCGGCTACGACCCGCCGATCGTCGACGAAATCGCGGCCGCGGACGCCCCGGAGCACGTCCTGGTCAAGGCCGACGGGGCGAGAACGCGGTTTCTGAAGGCACCCGGCGACCACGAACCGCAACTGCCCGCCGGCGTCGATACGGTCCTCGCGCTCGCCAGCGTCCACGCCGTCGGCGAACCGCTCGACGAGCGCGTCGTCCACCGGCCCGATCGCGTCGCCGGGGTCACCGGTCGATCGCCGGGCGAGCCGATCGAACCGACGGACGTCGCGACGATCCTGACGAGCCCCGACGGCGGTCTGAAGGACGTGCCCGACGACGCTACGTACGTGCCGGTCCTCAACATGGTCGACGACGACGAGGACCTGGCCGTCGCCCGCGAGGTCGGTCGGCGCGTCCTCGATCGGAGCGAGGAGACTCACGGCCGCGTCTCGCGGGTCGCGTTGACGAGCATGATCGCGGACGAGCCACTGGTAGCGGTCCTCGAGTGA
- a CDS encoding phosphoenolpyruvate hydrolase family protein: MSFTHEESLTRLRETVSSGEPIVGAGAGTGMSAKFAERGDVDLLIIYNSGRYRMNGRGSLAGLLPYGDANEIVLDMGRQVLPVVEDTPVLAGVNGTDPFRQMDVFIEDLRRRGFSGVQNFPTVGLIDEDSQFRQNIEETGMGYDKEVDMIREASEQGMLTCPYVFSEDQAREMAEAGADVIVSHMGLTTSGDIGAETALDLETAAERVQAHHDAATDVDEDVLVICHGGPIAWPDDAEYVLNNTEGVVGFFGASSLERLPTEDAIENQAREFKAIEF, translated from the coding sequence ATGTCATTCACACACGAGGAATCGCTGACGCGGCTGCGCGAAACCGTATCGAGCGGGGAGCCGATCGTCGGCGCCGGCGCGGGAACGGGGATGTCGGCGAAGTTCGCAGAGCGCGGCGACGTCGACCTGCTGATCATCTACAACTCCGGACGCTACCGGATGAACGGCCGTGGCTCGCTGGCCGGCCTGCTTCCGTACGGCGACGCCAACGAGATCGTTCTCGACATGGGCCGGCAGGTGTTGCCGGTCGTGGAGGACACGCCCGTCCTCGCGGGCGTCAACGGAACCGATCCGTTCAGGCAGATGGACGTCTTCATCGAGGATCTCAGGCGGCGCGGATTCTCGGGGGTCCAGAACTTCCCGACGGTCGGACTCATCGACGAGGACAGTCAGTTCCGGCAGAACATCGAGGAGACGGGCATGGGGTACGACAAGGAGGTCGACATGATCCGGGAGGCGTCCGAACAGGGCATGCTGACGTGCCCGTACGTCTTCAGCGAGGACCAGGCCCGCGAGATGGCCGAAGCCGGTGCCGACGTGATCGTTTCGCACATGGGTCTGACGACTTCGGGCGACATCGGTGCCGAAACGGCGCTCGACCTGGAGACGGCCGCCGAGCGAGTGCAGGCCCACCACGACGCGGCCACGGACGTCGACGAGGACGTGCTGGTGATCTGTCACGGTGGCCCGATCGCGTGGCCCGACGACGCCGAATACGTCCTGAACAATACGGAGGGCGTCGTCGGGTTCTTCGGCGCGTCCAGCCTCGAACGCCTTCCGACCGAGGACGCGATCGAGAACCAGGCCCGCGAATTCAAAGCGATCGAGTTCTGA
- a CDS encoding CobW family GTP-binding protein, whose product MARNTDRIPVTVVSGYLGAGKTTLVNHVLSNPGGREVAVIVNDMGEVNVDADLIARENEDDGIVDLSNGCICCRLQGDLLEEARRLAQEREFEYLLVESSGISEPIPVAQVFTEGTDASEIDPTELFRLDTMATVLDTYGFWKEFDAGETLPDHAQPDDERPLSEVLVEGIEFCDVLLLNKTDMVPEDVLEEIETVVAQLQPRAERVRTTYAEVDPGLVLDTGRFDFEAVQQSQGWKRHLRGDDHGHGHGSEAADQGHDHESGAQDTAESRQQAAKSAAEIHGVSSFVFRSSRPFDPHQFAEWLETWDGSIVRAKGVCHVAGRDDVIGLSQAGPSVQAGPIGEWGPNDERRTQLVFIGREMDEDRIGTELEACLHDGDGTASPSPGSAADPFPL is encoded by the coding sequence ATGGCACGAAACACCGATCGAATTCCGGTTACCGTGGTCAGCGGGTATCTCGGAGCCGGCAAGACGACGCTCGTCAATCACGTCCTGTCGAATCCGGGTGGACGCGAGGTCGCCGTCATCGTCAACGACATGGGCGAAGTGAACGTCGACGCGGACCTGATCGCCCGCGAAAACGAGGACGACGGCATCGTCGATCTCTCGAACGGCTGTATCTGCTGTCGGCTACAGGGAGATCTACTCGAGGAAGCCCGACGGCTCGCGCAGGAACGGGAGTTCGAGTATCTGCTCGTCGAATCCTCCGGGATCAGCGAACCGATCCCCGTGGCCCAGGTGTTCACCGAGGGAACCGACGCGAGCGAGATCGATCCGACCGAACTGTTTCGGCTCGATACCATGGCGACCGTACTGGACACGTACGGGTTCTGGAAGGAGTTCGACGCCGGCGAAACCCTCCCGGATCACGCCCAACCCGACGACGAGCGACCGCTCAGCGAGGTACTCGTCGAGGGGATCGAGTTCTGTGACGTCCTCCTCCTGAACAAGACCGACATGGTCCCCGAGGACGTCCTCGAGGAGATCGAAACCGTCGTCGCGCAGCTCCAGCCGCGGGCAGAGCGCGTTCGAACCACGTACGCCGAGGTCGACCCCGGACTGGTCCTCGATACCGGCCGGTTCGACTTCGAGGCGGTCCAGCAGTCTCAGGGGTGGAAGCGACACCTGCGCGGTGACGACCACGGACACGGGCACGGGAGCGAGGCAGCGGATCAGGGACACGACCACGAGAGTGGAGCCCAGGACACGGCCGAGAGCCGACAGCAAGCGGCGAAGAGCGCCGCCGAGATTCACGGCGTCTCGTCGTTCGTGTTCCGCTCGTCGCGGCCGTTCGACCCGCACCAGTTCGCGGAGTGGCTCGAGACGTGGGACGGATCGATCGTTCGCGCCAAGGGCGTCTGTCACGTCGCCGGTCGCGACGACGTCATCGGCCTCAGCCAGGCCGGTCCGTCGGTGCAGGCGGGCCCGATCGGCGAGTGGGGACCGAATGACGAGCGACGGACGCAACTGGTGTTCATCGGACGGGAAATGGACGAAGACCGGATCGGGACCGAACTCGAGGCCTGCCTGCACGACGGCGACGGAACAGCGTCTCCGAGTCCCGGGAGCGCCGCCGATCCGTTTCCGCTATAG
- a CDS encoding beta-ribofuranosylaminobenzene 5'-phosphate synthase family protein, with protein sequence MGTVTVSAGARLHVGFQNLSLARERLYGGIGVGLAEPRVTVTAEPASGVRTDDPLVREYARRAVDVLDVPGVAIGIEERLPRHVGLGSGTQLALSVLAATGRAHGREPRIRERAPAMGRGGRSGVGVATFEGGGFVVDAGHPTNRFTTEPPAEGDWTVPPVVSRHELPLEWRFLVVVPDADPGRSGESEDASMRAVVERADPAIADEIAGVVTRTLLPAAAEGRLEAFGEAIAEIGRKNGAWYADAQGGVFRPPAGELVEALDACPVLTGVGQSSWGPVVYGVTDAAHADEAAGAARDALADRGLDGDVFLARAAIDGAQIGESDPAPE encoded by the coding sequence ATGGGGACGGTCACGGTGAGCGCGGGAGCGCGCCTCCACGTCGGGTTCCAGAACCTTTCGCTCGCTCGCGAGCGTCTCTACGGCGGGATCGGTGTCGGTCTCGCGGAGCCGCGGGTGACCGTCACCGCCGAACCCGCGTCCGGCGTCCGGACCGACGACCCTCTCGTTCGAGAGTACGCCCGGCGAGCCGTGGACGTTCTGGACGTCCCCGGCGTCGCGATCGGGATCGAGGAGCGCCTGCCCCGCCACGTGGGTCTGGGAAGCGGTACTCAGCTCGCCCTGTCGGTCCTCGCGGCGACGGGACGGGCCCACGGTCGCGAGCCCCGGATCCGCGAGCGCGCACCGGCGATGGGCCGCGGCGGCCGCAGCGGCGTCGGCGTCGCGACGTTCGAGGGCGGCGGCTTCGTCGTCGACGCCGGCCACCCGACGAACCGATTCACGACGGAACCGCCCGCAGAGGGGGACTGGACGGTTCCACCGGTCGTTTCCCGCCACGAACTCCCCCTCGAGTGGCGGTTCCTCGTCGTCGTCCCCGACGCCGATCCGGGCCGCAGCGGCGAGTCGGAAGACGCGAGCATGCGAGCCGTCGTCGAGCGCGCCGATCCCGCGATCGCCGACGAGATCGCTGGCGTCGTCACCCGGACACTGCTCCCGGCCGCCGCCGAGGGCCGCCTCGAGGCGTTCGGCGAGGCGATCGCCGAGATCGGTCGCAAGAACGGCGCGTGGTACGCCGACGCCCAGGGCGGCGTCTTCCGGCCGCCCGCGGGCGAACTCGTCGAGGCCCTCGATGCCTGTCCCGTCCTGACCGGCGTCGGCCAGTCCTCGTGGGGGCCGGTCGTCTACGGCGTCACCGACGCGGCACACGCCGACGAAGCCGCCGGCGCGGCGAGAGATGCCCTCGCCGATCGGGGACTCGACGGGGACGTGTTCCTCGCACGCGCAGCGATCGACGGTGCGCAGATCGGCGAGAGTGATCCGGCACCAGAATAG
- a CDS encoding cupin domain-containing protein, producing MSETQYFVEPDDVESQVFDWGVLKWLSTPAVTGGDRFSAGVVKLEPGKGHERHTHPESDEILYVLRGEGEQEVADETREITAGEMVFVPEGVEHGTVNTGWEPLLLLAVYAPPGPEDVLRDLPECEVVPAGELPTEESVVERGTDQ from the coding sequence ATGTCGGAGACACAGTACTTCGTCGAACCCGACGACGTCGAGAGCCAGGTGTTCGACTGGGGCGTGCTCAAGTGGTTGAGTACCCCCGCGGTCACCGGCGGCGACCGCTTCAGCGCGGGCGTCGTGAAACTCGAACCGGGAAAGGGTCACGAACGACACACCCACCCCGAGAGCGACGAGATCCTCTACGTCCTTCGCGGAGAGGGCGAACAGGAAGTCGCGGACGAGACGCGCGAGATCACGGCCGGCGAGATGGTGTTCGTTCCGGAGGGGGTCGAACACGGGACCGTCAACACCGGCTGGGAGCCGTTGCTCCTCCTGGCCGTGTACGCACCGCCCGGGCCGGAAGACGTGTTGCGGGACCTCCCGGAGTGTGAGGTCGTCCCCGCCGGCGAACTGCCGACCGAAGAATCCGTCGTCGAAAGGGGTACCGACCAATGA
- a CDS encoding DNA polymerase Y family protein, producing the protein MADEPRLPGVEEDDDEERIVCHVDADCFYAACERLREPELRGEPVVVGMGYEPGEIVGAVATASYEAREFGVESAQAISTALERLPRRAALDPDAEDHDPELDREETGHYRPVDMDYYESIAAEVQDILHDCADVVREVSIDEAYLDVTERTAWEVADGFARHVKDRIRREVGVVVSVGVAPTMSAAKIASDFDKPDGLTVVEPGDLRAFLAPLEVDLLHGVGPVTARELREMGLETAGDVAAADPDPLVDRFGERGRELYDRARGEDDRRVEPKGDPKSFSRESAFAEPVTDPGPKYDLIETLAAAVADRAQREGALYRTIGVKAVTPPYDVNTRERSLPGPVDEPALVDRIARDLFAEFEDEPVRKLGVRVANLEFSGADQASLDGWDGTTADGPAEGDADGSKASGSAADDRDRSPDRSAGQSSLTDFS; encoded by the coding sequence ATGGCCGATGAGCCGCGACTTCCGGGCGTCGAGGAAGACGACGACGAGGAGCGGATCGTCTGTCACGTCGACGCGGACTGTTTCTACGCGGCCTGCGAACGGCTTCGCGAACCCGAACTGCGGGGCGAACCGGTCGTCGTCGGCATGGGGTACGAACCCGGCGAGATCGTCGGGGCCGTCGCGACCGCGAGCTACGAGGCCCGCGAGTTCGGCGTCGAGAGCGCGCAGGCGATCTCGACCGCCCTCGAGCGGTTGCCGAGACGCGCCGCCCTCGACCCCGACGCCGAGGACCACGATCCGGAACTCGATCGCGAAGAAACCGGTCACTACCGGCCCGTCGACATGGACTACTACGAGTCGATCGCGGCCGAGGTCCAGGACATCCTCCACGACTGTGCCGACGTGGTCCGGGAAGTCAGCATCGACGAGGCGTACCTCGACGTCACGGAGCGGACGGCGTGGGAGGTCGCGGACGGGTTCGCCCGCCACGTCAAGGACCGGATCCGCCGGGAGGTCGGCGTCGTCGTCAGCGTCGGCGTCGCGCCGACGATGAGCGCGGCCAAGATCGCCAGCGACTTCGACAAGCCCGACGGCCTCACCGTCGTCGAACCCGGGGACCTCCGGGCGTTCCTCGCGCCGCTCGAGGTCGACCTGCTACACGGCGTCGGCCCCGTCACGGCCCGCGAACTCCGGGAGATGGGCCTCGAGACGGCGGGCGACGTCGCGGCCGCCGATCCCGACCCGCTCGTCGATCGATTCGGGGAGCGAGGCCGCGAACTCTACGACCGGGCCCGCGGCGAGGACGATCGGCGGGTCGAACCGAAGGGGGACCCGAAGAGTTTCTCGCGGGAGTCGGCCTTCGCCGAACCCGTCACCGACCCCGGGCCGAAGTACGACCTGATCGAGACGCTGGCGGCGGCCGTCGCCGATCGAGCCCAACGGGAAGGCGCGCTCTACCGGACGATCGGCGTCAAGGCGGTCACGCCGCCGTACGACGTCAACACGCGCGAGCGATCGCTTCCCGGCCCGGTCGACGAACCGGCCCTCGTCGATCGGATCGCCCGGGACCTCTTCGCCGAGTTCGAGGACGAGCCGGTCCGCAAACTGGGAGTCCGGGTAGCGAACCTCGAATTCTCGGGGGCCGATCAGGCCAGTCTCGACGGGTGGGACGGGACCACCGCCGACGGCCCCGCCGAAGGGGATGCGGACGGGTCGAAGGCAAGCGGATCGGCGGCGGACGATCGCGATCGATCTCCGGACCGATCCGCAGGCCAATCGTCGCTGACGGACTTTTCGTAG
- a CDS encoding transcription factor S: MQFCDDCGSMMKAEGDDMVCTNCGAATERDRDREDEFVTTESQTDDDVIESSEDANFEGKPKATDVVCDECGTQEAWYTLKQTASADEPPTRFFKCTECGHRWRGYN, translated from the coding sequence ATGCAATTCTGCGACGACTGCGGTTCGATGATGAAAGCGGAGGGCGACGACATGGTCTGTACGAACTGCGGCGCAGCGACGGAGCGCGATCGCGATCGCGAGGACGAGTTCGTCACGACCGAGTCACAGACCGACGACGACGTGATCGAGTCCTCGGAGGATGCAAACTTCGAGGGGAAGCCGAAGGCGACGGACGTGGTCTGTGACGAGTGCGGCACTCAGGAGGCGTGGTACACCCTCAAACAGACGGCTTCGGCCGACGAGCCACCGACGCGCTTTTTCAAGTGTACCGAGTGTGGCCACCGCTGGCGCGGCTACAACTGA
- a CDS encoding universal stress protein: protein MVRHVLVPVEDSESSYNALEYAVSEYPDAQITALEVSDPIDLLKSDQVDNIFESSDQHEKDLRLQRVRNRAIEQGTHLSGDRTTGEVIGEILNYAAEHDVDHIVVGVSERSGTRWFFSENMTDKLSRKASIPVTIIQ from the coding sequence ATGGTTCGACACGTACTCGTTCCAGTTGAGGACTCTGAGTCCTCATACAATGCACTTGAGTACGCAGTCTCAGAATACCCTGATGCCCAGATAACAGCGCTCGAAGTCTCTGATCCGATAGATCTACTCAAAAGTGATCAGGTAGACAATATATTCGAAAGTTCTGATCAACATGAGAAAGACCTCCGTCTACAACGCGTCAGAAACAGAGCAATTGAGCAGGGAACTCACTTATCAGGAGATCGCACCACTGGTGAGGTGATCGGCGAAATTCTAAACTACGCAGCAGAGCATGATGTGGATCATATTGTTGTAGGAGTGAGTGAACGTTCAGGGACACGTTGGTTTTTCTCGGAAAATATGACGGACAAACTTTCTCGAAAGGCGTCAATTCCAGTCACTATTATTCAATAG
- a CDS encoding glutathione-independent formaldehyde dehydrogenase, translating to MNAVVYKGPHDVAVEEVDEPEIQHPNDVLVDITTTAICGSDLHMYEGRTAADPGIVFGHENMGIISEVGDAVTTLEEGDRVVMPFNVACGFCQNCEDGYTGFCTNVNPGFAGGAYGYVAMGPYKGGQAEKLRVPYADFNALKLPEGDEHEDAFSLLADIFPTGWHGTRLANLNPGESIAIYGGGPVGLMAAYSAKIQGASEIYVVDRVPSRLELAEDHCDAHAINFEEGDPVEQIVEEHGDEVDKGVDAVGYQAIDPETDPGDDAYDPARENPAVVLNQLIQTVRPTGEIGVPGLYVPSDPGAPDEMAAQGRLGIDFGKLFEKGHKFGTGQCNVKQYNRQLRDMIIEGRADPSWVVSHRVDLEEAPEMYEKFDEREEGVTKVLLEP from the coding sequence ATGAACGCTGTCGTATACAAAGGGCCGCACGACGTGGCAGTCGAAGAAGTAGACGAACCAGAGATCCAGCATCCGAACGACGTCCTCGTCGACATCACGACGACGGCCATCTGCGGTTCGGATCTTCACATGTACGAGGGCCGAACCGCCGCGGACCCGGGCATCGTCTTCGGACACGAGAACATGGGAATCATCAGCGAGGTCGGTGACGCGGTCACCACGCTCGAGGAGGGCGATCGCGTCGTCATGCCGTTCAACGTCGCCTGTGGCTTCTGCCAGAACTGTGAGGACGGCTATACGGGGTTCTGTACCAACGTCAACCCCGGCTTCGCCGGCGGCGCGTACGGCTACGTCGCGATGGGGCCGTACAAGGGCGGCCAGGCCGAGAAACTCCGCGTCCCCTACGCCGACTTCAACGCGCTCAAACTCCCCGAGGGCGACGAACACGAGGACGCGTTCTCGTTGCTCGCGGACATCTTCCCGACGGGGTGGCACGGGACGCGGCTGGCGAACCTGAACCCCGGCGAGTCGATCGCGATCTACGGGGGCGGACCGGTCGGGCTGATGGCCGCCTACAGCGCGAAAATCCAGGGTGCCTCGGAGATCTACGTCGTCGATCGTGTCCCGAGCAGACTCGAACTCGCAGAAGATCACTGTGACGCGCACGCGATCAACTTCGAGGAGGGCGACCCCGTCGAGCAGATCGTCGAGGAACACGGGGACGAGGTCGACAAGGGGGTCGACGCGGTCGGCTACCAGGCGATCGATCCCGAGACGGATCCGGGCGACGACGCGTACGATCCCGCCCGGGAGAACCCGGCCGTCGTGCTCAACCAGTTGATCCAGACGGTCCGTCCGACCGGCGAAATCGGCGTTCCGGGGCTGTACGTCCCCTCCGACCCGGGTGCCCCCGACGAGATGGCAGCCCAGGGCCGACTCGGCATCGACTTCGGGAAACTCTTCGAGAAGGGCCACAAGTTCGGCACCGGCCAGTGTAACGTCAAGCAGTACAACCGCCAACTGCGGGACATGATCATCGAGGGACGTGCCGATCCGAGCTGGGTCGTCTCTCACCGCGTGGACCTGGAGGAAGCGCCCGAGATGTACGAAAAGTTCGACGAACGGGAGGAAGGCGTCACCAAAGTGCTGCTCGAGCCCTGA
- a CDS encoding GNAT family N-acetyltransferase: protein MTDAVIRGATVADAEALAAVYRSAYSENQRLGFPTKAASATSETVEEWVEDSRLFVAQLHDEIVGGVRLEVTNDDRVKLSRLAVHEEWKGEGIGSELLDHAETEVREWGHSTVWLTTPEEHPYLPDLYRNRGYEKTAPYPLEYREYDEIVMEKRVRY from the coding sequence ATGACAGATGCGGTCATCCGGGGAGCGACCGTGGCTGATGCCGAAGCACTCGCGGCGGTGTACCGGAGTGCGTATTCAGAAAACCAGCGATTAGGCTTCCCGACGAAAGCTGCATCCGCAACGTCGGAAACGGTAGAAGAATGGGTTGAGGACAGCAGGCTATTCGTTGCCCAATTGCACGACGAGATCGTCGGAGGAGTTCGCTTGGAGGTCACCAACGATGATAGAGTAAAACTCAGTCGACTCGCGGTACACGAGGAGTGGAAGGGTGAAGGAATCGGCAGTGAACTGTTAGACCATGCAGAAACGGAAGTCCGGGAGTGGGGTCACTCAACAGTCTGGCTAACGACGCCGGAAGAGCATCCGTATCTACCTGATCTCTATCGAAACCGTGGGTACGAGAAGACTGCACCATATCCACTCGAGTATCGAGAGTACGACGAAATCGTGATGGAAAAACGAGTTCGATATTGA